The DNA window GTGACAGTGAGTGACAGCGAGGGGGGCTGAGGATGGGCACTGACAGCCTGCCCAGACTGGGCAAAGTTCTTAAGGATGGAAATTGGGAAAACCTGGGGCAAGGCTCAGTGAGGGTGGCTCTGGAGCTGGGTACCTGTGGGGAGATGCTCCCTCCTGCTTTGGGGAGGCTTTGCTTTGATCCTTTTCCCTGGATTCACACATTTAAACTCTGCCGTTCCTGATGGGGTTCTTTCCAGAATGGAGGACTCTGCACCTCAGCTTTGCCTTCACTTTCcctctggtttggttttttttgtgaggaTTGTATTGTCAGTCCATAGTGACATTGAGTCCAGCATGGCCAGGGCAGTGGTGAAGTCTCCATTCCTGGAAGGAtgtaaaagctgtgtggatgtggcagctggggacatgggacagtgGTGGCCTTGGACAGTGCTTGGTTGATgattggacttgatggtcttgaAGGGCTTTGCAAAGCTCactgactccatgattccatgatgtTCCTGAGGTCCAACAAGCTGCCCGGACAACCCCCCTtcacctcctctcctcctgggaATCCTTTCCTGCTCCCTTTCGTTCTTTGTCAGTTCCTCTCACCTCTGCTCCCGCTCCCactctggagctgcaggcacGGGAGGACTTCCCTTCCCGGGAATGAACTGTGGTCTCTCCACAGGTGAGATGATCGTGATCAAGACGGAAGAGCAGCAGCCGCAGGAGGACGGCGCtgagctcctggcactgccGATGGTGCCCGCAGTCAGGCTGGACGAGGAGGTTCccctcagccaggagcagccggTTTCCTGGGACAGCCACGGTGTGGCCGGGCCGAAGGCGGCCGGAGAGAGCTTGGGGGAATTCTGCCTGGGGGAATTCAAGCCGGTGGTGGTGCCGGTGGAGGCTCACCCTGCCCCGGGCCTGCCCTTCCCCACGGAGCACGCGCTGGGCGCGGGCACGGAGCAGCCATTCGCGCTCGCCCAGGGAATGCCCCCGGGAGAAGACCCGGCGGCCGAGGTGGCGTCGCCGCAGCCcggctgggagcagcagagtcCCCAGGACGATCCCCGGGTGCTGCCGCCGGGCTGGAAGAGCGTCCGGCTGACGCGGAACCTCCTGGCGCGGCAGCAGAGCCGGGCGAGGAAGAGCAACGGCTCCTTCATCTGCACGTCCTGCGGGAAGAGCCTGGCCCACCACGCCGCGCTGCTGCGGCACCAGCGCCTGCACACGGGCGAGCGGCCCTTCCAGTGCCCGGCCTGCGGCAAGAGCTTCAACGAGAAGTCCAACCTCAACAAGCACTACCGGATCCACACCGGGGAGCGGCCGTACCGCTGCCCCGCCTGCGGCAAGGGCTTCGTGCAGAAGCACCACCTGCAGAAGCACCAGCGCATCCACGGGCCGCAGCTCCGCAGCGCgtggccgggccgggcggcgcggggcagcgccgccggGGAGCGGCTCTACCGCTGCATCGAGTGCGCCGAGAGCTTCCCCCAGAAAGCGTCGCTGGAGGAGCACCAGCGCCGGCACACCCAGCAGCGGCCCTTCCAGTGCCACGGCTGCACCAAGAGCTTCCGGCACCGGCAGTCGCTGAACCACCACCAGAAGGTGCACGCCGTGGCCACCTCTCCGGCCGGCAGCTTGCCGGGACACGAGCCGGAGCTGGAGCCCTGCGAGGCTCTGAGCCAGGATAATCGGTAGCcagagggctggggaagggaagggacagTGGTTTTTCAGCGTGGGACACACCGGGCAGCTGGGACTTGTGGCAGCACCCGGAATTTGTGCACGATGCTGTGGGATTTGTGGCATCCTGGGTCTCGGGAGGAGcagcgggaggaggagggagcttGCAGTGCTGCTCGGCAGGGaagggcacagggtgggatgggaCTGGCCCCgaggcagcagaggagggtcggtggctggagctgagcctgCGGTGCTGCTGCCCCGTGGATTCAGCCGAGGAGCGGCTGTGTCAGATCCCAGGTGGAACTCGGGTTGTTTGAACACCACCACTGTGCAGGGAGGGGGGCTGGGAATGGTCAGTGGCCTGGGGGCAGTTGATAGCCCCGGGAAGGCTGTGGGGGCTGGGTGGCCGGACCAGCCGGGAGAAGAATCAGATAAAAGACTGAGCTGACTGGTCTCCTGTTGTGCTCCGGGGCAGCTGGGGGGTGACATCCCTGGCTCAACGGGGATGGGGCCATCAGGGGAGGAATGCAGAGCTACCTGCTGGGAATTCGCGATGGGAATGTGGAGAGTCCCACAGGAATCCCCCACAGGATTCCCAGTAGGATCTGGGCACTGCGGGactccctggcagtgctgagggacaCATCCCACCCATGGTGGCCAGGGCCACTCCAttctctgcccttcccagcttCCCTTACCCACTCGTCCTTCCTGGCTGGGATTCCACAACTCTCCCACTGGCCTGGGGGCTCTGAAGTTGCTGGCAGTGactcccaaaaatcctcctgcTGAGAGCTGTCCTGGCTGATCCCAGTTCTGTGCCCAAGGCACCAGTGCAGCCCCCAAAGCAGCCAGACATAAGAGACAAATACTTTATTGATTCCACAGCCTGAGAAAGGGATTGGGAATGTCGCAGGAAACGCTGCTCCTGGTCACAGCAGATTTAGAaatgccaggctggggctgctggccctTCTGCTGGCCTGGGGGGATTCAGCCACCAGCACACAAGCTCAGCCATGCCCCTGGGATCAACTGGGGAGCATTGGGATCTCTACCTGGGCAGGGATAACAGGGATAACCAGCTGCTGGCTCACTGCCAGATCTGTGGTCATGTGTCCACAAAGCACCAAACTGCCCCGTGTCTGCCACTGGCACCCCTCCCgtctcctgctgcaggctgggaatgCTCCACACTGCCGTCCCAGGGGCAGGAAGTGTGAGACACCAGCCCAGAGGAGCAGTGGGATGTCGTGTGTATTTCTATGGAGCAGCTCAAGACGCTGCTGCCCGTCCCAtggagcaggaggtggctgAGGATCACACCTGGATGTGGCACAGGCGTTCGTTCCCTCAGCTCCCAaagcttcccagagcagcaccatCACCCCTTGGGAGTGACTCGGAATGAAAGATGGGAAAAGCCTGCCAGTGCTCACTGCTCAGAGATCTCAGGATATCAAATAATTACATAAAACAACTCCAAACAAAATAACCTGGAGAACTAAATGCAAgagtcccagcagctgctccactGTGTCCGTGTGGCACGGACACTGCTCCGGTGGCTCTCGGGGACACTGAGGCAGCGCCAGGCCTGGCTCTGGGCAGGTCCCCCTCTCCCTGACTGAGGTAGGTACAGAACTGTTTTCCCGTAGGATTCGTTACggtgggattttgggcaaaAGGGGACGAGCTGCGGTTGGGAGAGCGGGAGTTTCCTCCAGAGCCCCgaggggctgctctgtgcaggcGGATCCACGAGGAttgaggtgctgctgcagcattgGGCTGGCTGACCCGTCAAGTATTCCTAAGAT is part of the Vidua chalybeata isolate OUT-0048 chromosome 1, bVidCha1 merged haplotype, whole genome shotgun sequence genome and encodes:
- the LOC128793008 gene encoding zinc finger protein 768-like translates to MAQWGRAQVPAGPRGTGTPGPPAGPRAPPPLTALFPPQQDPEWAPEAWQGAGPDPGAGPGGAAPAGLSLRAVAAAERRLERSVEAAERRLERLERRVAGLERTVRAGGARLAALLRDNSRRLRRIQRQLRRCRCGGNRTGTGTGTARERTQVPAAGEAEEAALPEQELGSVDSRELHGIARKGNYEATVPLGSEDAGSKPALLPPAEDREDPGSPGLPEKGAVPGQLGDSEMIVIKTEEQQPQEDGAELLALPMVPAVRLDEEVPLSQEQPVSWDSHGVAGPKAAGESLGEFCLGEFKPVVVPVEAHPAPGLPFPTEHALGAGTEQPFALAQGMPPGEDPAAEVASPQPGWEQQSPQDDPRVLPPGWKSVRLTRNLLARQQSRARKSNGSFICTSCGKSLAHHAALLRHQRLHTGERPFQCPACGKSFNEKSNLNKHYRIHTGERPYRCPACGKGFVQKHHLQKHQRIHGPQLRSAWPGRAARGSAAGERLYRCIECAESFPQKASLEEHQRRHTQQRPFQCHGCTKSFRHRQSLNHHQKVHAVATSPAGSLPGHEPELEPCEALSQDNR